The Streptomyces sp. RKAG293 genome includes a region encoding these proteins:
- a CDS encoding NAD(P)/FAD-dependent oxidoreductase, with amino-acid sequence MFRTNVQNELGPVDVAVIGGGMAGMATALRLQAAGRSTVVLEAHGHAGGCAGYYRKRGFSFDVGATTLVDFAPGGVGSELLESTGIAPLDAHELPGYRAFLPDREVVLHRDPAAWHAERLRMLGDTDRHRRFWDLLDRLAGTFWRASRSGVRLPVRGPADALRDLRAIGLAGVPLARHVNRTLGDALRAHGLRDDAALVGLLGMLVEDTVHTGVDDAPLINAALGVTIRGAGLSRHAGGMHGFWRVLVAHYRGLGGRLRTGCEVSRVDGEAGSYRVTTRQGDLLARRVVCAIPAVTTARICATLPVARRLRPFLERDADASGGACVVFLGVPDAEVSGQELTHHQLLQSYDRPLGDGNNMFVSVSEPGDPLSAPPGHRAVMISTHTDLADWAGLDATAYEQRKKEIGERLVSCARRAYPRLGERAVIAQTGTPRSYERFGFRPGGAVGGPRQHLRNTNQHAVPHDLGGPGLWLVGDSTWPGLGTVACVLGSRIVAEGMLREKGPTR; translated from the coding sequence ATGTTCAGAACGAACGTTCAGAACGAACTCGGGCCGGTGGACGTCGCGGTGATCGGCGGCGGTATGGCCGGAATGGCGACGGCGCTGCGACTGCAGGCCGCCGGACGGTCCACGGTGGTGCTGGAGGCGCACGGCCACGCCGGCGGGTGTGCCGGCTACTACCGCAAGCGGGGCTTCTCCTTCGACGTCGGCGCGACGACGCTGGTCGACTTCGCACCCGGCGGGGTCGGCTCCGAATTGCTGGAGAGCACCGGCATCGCACCACTGGACGCCCACGAACTGCCGGGCTACCGGGCCTTCCTGCCCGACCGCGAGGTCGTGCTGCACCGGGATCCGGCCGCCTGGCATGCCGAGCGGCTGCGGATGCTCGGTGACACCGACCGGCACCGGCGCTTCTGGGACCTGCTCGACCGGCTGGCGGGCACCTTCTGGCGGGCGAGCCGGTCGGGTGTGCGGCTGCCGGTCCGCGGTCCCGCCGACGCGCTGCGGGACCTGCGGGCGATCGGCCTCGCCGGGGTACCGCTCGCCCGCCATGTGAACCGGACCCTCGGGGACGCGCTGCGCGCCCACGGTCTGCGGGACGACGCGGCGCTGGTCGGGCTGCTCGGCATGCTCGTCGAGGACACCGTGCACACCGGTGTCGACGACGCGCCGCTGATCAACGCGGCGCTCGGTGTGACGATCCGCGGCGCGGGACTCAGCCGGCACGCCGGCGGTATGCACGGGTTCTGGCGGGTCCTGGTGGCGCACTACCGGGGACTCGGCGGCCGGCTCCGCACGGGGTGCGAGGTGTCCCGCGTCGACGGCGAGGCCGGGAGCTATCGGGTGACGACCCGGCAGGGCGATCTCCTGGCCCGGCGCGTCGTGTGCGCGATACCCGCCGTCACCACCGCCAGGATCTGCGCAACGCTGCCGGTCGCCCGCAGGCTGCGGCCGTTCCTGGAGCGCGACGCGGACGCATCCGGCGGTGCCTGCGTGGTGTTCCTCGGGGTGCCCGATGCCGAGGTGTCCGGCCAGGAACTGACTCACCATCAACTGCTGCAGTCGTACGACCGGCCGCTGGGCGACGGGAACAACATGTTCGTCTCCGTCTCCGAGCCGGGGGACCCGCTCAGCGCCCCGCCGGGCCACCGGGCGGTGATGATCTCCACGCACACGGATCTGGCCGACTGGGCCGGGCTCGACGCGACCGCGTACGAGCAGCGCAAGAAGGAGATCGGCGAACGGCTCGTCAGCTGTGCGCGGCGGGCCTACCCGCGGCTGGGGGAACGGGCGGTGATCGCCCAGACCGGTACACCCCGCAGCTACGAACGCTTCGGGTTCCGTCCGGGCGGCGCGGTCGGCGGCCCGCGCCAGCACCTGCGCAACACCAATCAACACGCCGTCCCGCACGATCTCGGCGGACCCGGCCTCTGGCTCGTCGGGGACTCGACCTGGCCCGGGCTGGGCACCGTCGCCTGTGTGCTGGGCAGCCGCATCGTCGCCGAGGGCATGCTGCGCGAGAAGGGACCGACCCGGTGA